The following are encoded together in the Cyanobacterium aponinum PCC 10605 genome:
- a CDS encoding BamA/TamA family outer membrane protein: MAVNKNSKNYLKTISLGLTQAQKEGVSITANKKNIVENPSLLTTKIPQQTIFHIKPKSLWSKPLTLTLLSLISVTTPLKALAETEKKSPQLFSHDPETPHLSIPVTYPTEPLNEDKIIKDSSSYLAQNLLSQTDTTTSPDTQESQQENQPPSTPNSPQNETPQEPRVLVSEVLVTGVDPELTDLVYNTIRTTPGRTTTRSRLQEDINAIYATGFFRNVRVTPEDTQYGVRITYQVEANPVLQKVEIQTLPEKTDEQSLLPPEVINEAFAEQYGQILNLRDLQEGITELNKWYTDNGYDLAQVVGAPQISEEGVVTLVIAEGQIADIQVKFFNSEQEETNGRTRDFIVTREMKLKPGDIFNRRTAQQDLQRVFGLGIFEDVKLSFSPAEDPSEVVMNVEIVETNTGSLAAGAGISSTSGIFGTVSYQERNLGGNNQTIGAEFQLGERELLFDLSYQDPWIAGDPYRTSYTGNIFRRRSISLVYDGTDTETIRTEVNNDSPRVVRTGAGISFSRPIAEDPFSPAEWVLSTGLQYQHIEVQDADGDLSPRSGEAFGRQKLAYNASGVDDLITWRFNVSQDTRNNGLTPTSGSLLLLGTEQTIPGTGILFNRVRASYSYYIPLKLIDFDFTEGPQTLAFNFQGGTVFGDLPPYEAFVIGGSNSVRGYGEGDLGNGRSYFQATAEYRFPIISFVGGALFFDYGTTLGSGGAVIGRPAEVRGLNGDGFGYGLGVRVQSPVGPIRIDYAINDEGDSRIHFGIGEKF; this comes from the coding sequence GTGGCAGTGAACAAAAACAGTAAGAATTATTTAAAGACAATAAGTCTGGGTTTGACACAGGCACAAAAAGAGGGTGTCAGTATCACAGCGAACAAAAAAAATATAGTCGAAAATCCCTCCTTGCTTACAACAAAAATCCCCCAGCAAACAATCTTTCATATAAAGCCTAAATCCCTATGGTCAAAACCCCTTACTCTTACACTGCTATCTCTCATTAGTGTTACGACTCCCCTAAAGGCTTTAGCAGAAACAGAAAAAAAATCTCCTCAGTTATTTTCCCATGACCCTGAAACTCCTCATCTTTCTATTCCTGTAACTTATCCCACTGAACCCCTGAACGAAGATAAAATTATCAAAGACTCATCTTCATATCTCGCCCAAAACTTATTATCTCAAACAGACACAACCACCTCTCCAGATACTCAAGAAAGTCAACAAGAAAATCAACCCCCATCAACGCCAAATTCTCCTCAAAATGAAACCCCCCAAGAACCCAGAGTCTTAGTTTCTGAAGTTTTAGTTACAGGGGTTGATCCTGAACTTACTGATCTAGTTTACAATACCATTCGTACAACCCCCGGACGTACTACAACCCGCTCTCGTTTACAAGAAGACATTAACGCTATCTACGCCACAGGCTTTTTTCGTAACGTTCGAGTAACCCCAGAAGATACTCAATATGGGGTCAGAATTACTTATCAAGTTGAAGCAAATCCAGTTTTACAAAAAGTAGAAATTCAAACTCTACCTGAAAAAACTGATGAACAAAGTCTATTACCCCCCGAAGTAATTAATGAAGCCTTTGCAGAACAGTATGGGCAAATTCTTAATCTGCGGGACTTACAAGAAGGCATTACAGAATTAAATAAATGGTACACCGATAACGGTTATGACCTAGCACAAGTAGTTGGAGCACCCCAAATCAGCGAAGAAGGAGTTGTTACTCTCGTTATCGCAGAAGGGCAAATCGCCGATATTCAAGTTAAATTTTTTAACTCCGAACAAGAAGAAACTAATGGTAGGACAAGAGATTTTATTGTCACCAGAGAAATGAAGCTCAAACCGGGAGATATTTTTAACCGAAGAACTGCACAACAAGACTTACAAAGAGTCTTCGGGTTAGGGATTTTTGAAGATGTCAAACTTTCCTTTAGTCCTGCGGAAGACCCCTCAGAAGTGGTCATGAATGTGGAAATTGTCGAAACAAATACTGGCTCTCTTGCGGCAGGGGCTGGTATTAGTTCCACTAGTGGTATTTTTGGTACAGTTAGTTATCAAGAAAGAAACCTTGGCGGAAATAACCAGACTATTGGGGCTGAATTCCAATTAGGGGAAAGAGAACTTCTTTTCGATTTAAGCTATCAAGATCCTTGGATTGCAGGAGATCCTTACCGTACATCTTACACTGGTAACATTTTCCGTCGTCGCTCTATTTCTCTCGTTTATGATGGTACAGACACCGAGACAATCCGCACAGAAGTGAATAATGATAGTCCTAGAGTTGTTCGTACTGGTGCTGGTATTTCTTTCTCCAGACCCATTGCTGAAGATCCTTTTTCCCCGGCTGAGTGGGTATTAAGTACAGGGCTACAATATCAACACATTGAAGTTCAAGACGCAGACGGGGACCTTTCTCCTCGTTCGGGAGAAGCCTTTGGTCGTCAAAAATTGGCTTATAATGCCAGTGGTGTTGATGATTTAATTACTTGGCGTTTTAATGTGTCTCAAGACACTCGTAATAATGGTTTAACACCAACTAGCGGTAGTTTACTACTTTTAGGAACAGAACAGACTATTCCGGGTACAGGTATATTATTCAATCGTGTTCGTGCTAGTTATAGTTATTACATTCCTCTAAAACTCATTGATTTTGACTTTACTGAAGGTCCTCAAACCCTTGCTTTTAACTTCCAAGGCGGTACTGTTTTCGGTGACTTGCCCCCCTACGAAGCCTTTGTTATCGGTGGTAGTAATTCTGTCAGAGGCTATGGAGAAGGTGATTTAGGAAATGGGCGATCGTACTTTCAAGCTACTGCGGAATATCGCTTCCCAATTATTTCTTTTGTTGGCGGTGCATTATTCTTTGACTATGGCACTACTTTAGGCTCTGGAGGAGCAGTAATAGGTAGGCCGGCTGAGGTTCGGGGCTTAAATGGTGATGGTTTTGGCTATGGTTTAGGAGTCAGAGTTCAATCTCCTGTAGGACCCATTCGTATTGATTATGCTATTAATGATGAAGGTGATAGCCGTATTCACTTTGGTATCGGTGAAAAGTTTTAA
- the purC gene encoding phosphoribosylaminoimidazolesuccinocarboxamide synthase: protein MSTSAQKLYEGKAKIVYATEKEQEYLTYFKDDATAFNAQKKGTIVGKGEINCTVSSALLKWLESKGIPTHFIDQPSSREMLVKAVKIIPLEVVVRNIAAGSLCKQTGLNQGEKLPFPLVEFYLKNDELGDPLLTRDRLSILNIIPSEQIEQLKQYALQINQHLQEFFQSCQITLVDFKLEFGFDSENNIILADEISPDTCRLWDELEQDKQKRVLDKDRFRQDLGKIESAYQEVQQRVLTQIEKLKNS from the coding sequence ATGTCAACATCGGCTCAAAAATTATATGAAGGAAAAGCCAAAATTGTCTATGCTACAGAAAAAGAGCAAGAATACTTAACTTATTTCAAAGATGATGCCACCGCTTTCAATGCCCAAAAAAAAGGAACAATAGTCGGTAAAGGAGAAATCAACTGTACAGTTTCATCCGCCCTGCTAAAGTGGTTGGAATCTAAAGGTATTCCCACGCATTTTATTGATCAGCCCTCCTCCCGTGAAATGTTGGTCAAAGCCGTTAAAATTATTCCCCTTGAAGTAGTAGTTAGAAATATCGCCGCAGGAAGTTTATGTAAACAAACGGGATTAAATCAAGGTGAAAAATTGCCTTTCCCCCTCGTGGAATTTTACCTCAAAAACGATGAATTGGGAGATCCTTTACTAACGCGCGATCGCCTCTCAATCCTTAACATTATACCTTCAGAACAAATAGAGCAACTAAAACAATACGCCTTACAAATTAATCAACACCTACAAGAATTTTTCCAGAGTTGCCAAATTACCCTCGTCGATTTTAAACTAGAGTTCGGCTTTGATTCAGAAAACAACATTATTTTAGCCGATGAAATTAGTCCCGATACTTGCCGTTTATGGGATGAATTGGAACAAGACAAACAAAAAAGAGTCCTAGATAAAGATCGTTTTCGCCAAGACTTAGGCAAAATAGAATCCGCCTATCAAGAGGTGCAACAAAGAGTTTTAACACAAATTGAAAAACTCAAAAATAGCTAG
- a CDS encoding DNA polymerase III subunit delta': MKPLAKLIGQPLAIELLESAIAINRIAPAYLFIGAEGIGKALAAKCFTEMLLISPDEDYASACQKLYAGNHPDFLWVEPTYNDKGQLLTAKEAEEKGLKRKTAPQIRIEQVREISQFLSRPPLKGDRSVVVIEGAELMAESAGNALLKTLEDPGKATIILIAKSTDSILSTLVSRCQIIPFFRLSEEHLKLVLYRANKAEVLDYPQLVNLSQGCPGKAIADWQKLTDIPSDLINKLTKFPKNIIEGLVLAKEITKNLELDTQLWLADYLQYFYWEKERKSELIISLEKVKKLLFRYVQPRLVWDCFFLENILENN; encoded by the coding sequence ATGAAACCCTTAGCAAAATTAATTGGACAACCTTTAGCCATAGAACTTTTAGAAAGTGCGATCGCCATTAATAGAATTGCTCCTGCATATTTGTTTATCGGTGCAGAAGGCATTGGTAAAGCATTGGCGGCGAAGTGTTTTACGGAAATGTTGTTAATTTCTCCCGATGAAGATTATGCTTCTGCTTGTCAGAAGTTATATGCAGGAAATCATCCTGATTTTTTATGGGTTGAACCAACTTACAACGATAAAGGTCAATTGTTAACGGCAAAAGAAGCTGAGGAAAAGGGTTTAAAACGTAAAACCGCTCCACAAATTAGAATTGAGCAAGTGAGAGAAATTAGTCAATTTTTAAGTCGTCCTCCCCTAAAAGGCGATCGCTCTGTTGTGGTGATTGAAGGGGCTGAATTAATGGCAGAATCCGCAGGAAATGCTCTTTTAAAAACCCTTGAAGATCCGGGCAAAGCAACAATTATTTTAATTGCCAAAAGCACAGATTCTATTCTTTCAACCTTAGTTTCTCGCTGTCAAATAATTCCTTTTTTTCGTCTTAGTGAAGAACATTTAAAGTTGGTATTATATAGAGCTAATAAAGCTGAAGTTTTAGATTATCCTCAGTTAGTAAATTTATCTCAAGGTTGCCCGGGTAAAGCGATCGCAGACTGGCAAAAATTGACTGATATTCCTTCTGATTTAATCAATAAATTAACTAAGTTTCCTAAAAATATTATAGAAGGCTTAGTATTAGCCAAGGAAATTACTAAAAATTTAGAATTAGATACACAACTATGGTTAGCTGATTATTTACAGTATTTTTATTGGGAAAAAGAAAGAAAATCAGAGTTAATTATTAGTTTAGAAAAAGTTAAAAAATTATTATTTAGATATGTACAACCCCGACTTGTTTGGGATTGTTTTTTCTTAGAAAATATTTTAGAAAATAACTAA
- a CDS encoding ATP-dependent 6-phosphofructokinase: MKTKKRIGILTSGGDCPGLNAIIRAVVKYATLRGWEVYGIPRGTDGFIDFVHGKLNIEELKLHPHGYDLPGVLQGLDVLQFMSGSVLGSLSRGNPQEDQVTQDIIKGYEALELDALIAIGGDGSLDIIYDLAKKGNWNLVVIPKTIDNDVAFTERSVGFDTARNTVTQALYDLTFTAASHERIMVVQVMGRDAGHLSLHAGIAGGADCILIPELTPQLTEDTLVGMCEYIAQLRKDRRKFALIVIAEGVKGLNAEKDPYIAETLADLLKEKSHQLCSTEGDRYCGLNQIDTRAMVLGHLQRCGVPSSFDRILATVFAIKALDLIGEECYNRLVIWQNGSVESKSLEQIMPMIKWCHQEKTCPAPVDPEGFMVRTALSLGIYLGESHYHPHTSNYPYTPLASTITNE; this comes from the coding sequence ATGAAGACAAAAAAAAGAATCGGTATTCTCACCAGTGGAGGAGACTGCCCCGGACTAAATGCGATTATTCGAGCGGTGGTAAAATATGCAACTTTAAGGGGATGGGAAGTATATGGCATTCCTAGGGGTACAGATGGATTTATTGATTTTGTTCATGGAAAACTAAATATTGAGGAACTTAAGTTACATCCTCATGGCTATGATTTACCCGGTGTTTTGCAGGGTTTAGATGTGTTGCAGTTTATGAGTGGTAGTGTTTTGGGTTCTTTAAGTAGGGGCAATCCTCAAGAAGATCAAGTTACTCAGGATATTATTAAAGGTTACGAAGCCTTAGAATTAGATGCTTTAATTGCGATTGGTGGAGATGGTAGTTTAGATATTATTTATGATTTGGCTAAAAAAGGTAATTGGAACTTAGTTGTAATACCAAAAACTATTGATAATGATGTTGCGTTTACCGAGAGGTCTGTGGGGTTTGATACTGCTCGTAATACAGTGACACAAGCTCTATATGATTTGACTTTTACCGCCGCCAGTCATGAAAGAATTATGGTGGTGCAGGTGATGGGAAGGGATGCAGGTCATTTATCTTTACACGCTGGTATCGCTGGAGGTGCAGACTGTATTTTAATTCCAGAGTTAACTCCTCAATTAACGGAAGATACTTTAGTGGGGATGTGTGAATATATTGCTCAGTTACGCAAGGATAGGCGTAAGTTTGCCTTAATCGTCATCGCAGAAGGAGTAAAGGGACTAAATGCAGAAAAAGATCCTTATATTGCGGAAACCTTGGCAGATTTGTTGAAAGAAAAAAGTCATCAATTATGTTCTACTGAAGGCGATCGCTACTGTGGATTAAATCAAATTGACACAAGAGCAATGGTTTTAGGTCATTTACAAAGATGTGGTGTCCCTAGCTCATTCGATCGCATCTTAGCGACAGTTTTTGCCATTAAAGCTCTGGATTTGATCGGAGAAGAATGTTATAACCGCCTAGTTATTTGGCAAAACGGAAGTGTAGAGAGTAAATCCCTTGAGCAAATTATGCCTATGATTAAATGGTGTCATCAGGAAAAAACTTGTCCTGCTCCTGTAGATCCAGAAGGTTTCATGGTCAGAACAGCTTTATCTTTGGGTATTTATTTAGGGGAATCTCACTATCATCCTCATACTTCTAATTATCCTTACACTCCTTTAGCTTCAACCATTACTAATGAGTGA
- a CDS encoding photosystem I assembly protein Ycf4 produces MTANNFIYKQQIIGSRRFSNYFWAIAVSFGGVGFLLAGLSSYLHTNLLIVSDTSELQFIPQGIALTFYGVAGTLLASYLWLMIILNVGSGYNEFDKKKGKVTIYRQGFLGKNRKIELVYDIDDIQAIRAEIKEGLNPKRVLYLRVKPKRDIPLTSVGEPMPLSQLENQGAELARFLTVPLEGL; encoded by the coding sequence ATGACAGCAAATAATTTTATTTACAAACAACAGATAATAGGTTCAAGAAGATTTAGTAACTATTTTTGGGCGATCGCAGTTTCCTTTGGCGGTGTTGGCTTTCTTTTAGCGGGATTATCCAGTTATTTACATACAAATTTACTCATTGTTAGTGACACTTCAGAATTACAATTTATTCCCCAAGGTATTGCCCTAACTTTTTACGGTGTGGCAGGAACATTATTAGCTAGTTATCTATGGTTAATGATTATTCTCAATGTTGGTAGTGGTTACAACGAATTTGACAAAAAAAAGGGTAAAGTTACCATCTATCGCCAAGGTTTTCTAGGGAAAAATCGCAAAATTGAATTAGTCTATGATATTGACGATATTCAGGCGATAAGAGCGGAAATCAAAGAAGGATTAAACCCCAAAAGAGTTTTATATTTGAGAGTTAAACCCAAAAGAGACATACCCTTAACCTCTGTTGGTGAACCAATGCCTCTTTCTCAACTGGAAAATCAGGGAGCAGAATTAGCTCGTTTTCTAACAGTGCCTTTAGAAGGACTTTAA
- a CDS encoding aromatic ring-hydroxylating dioxygenase subunit alpha — protein sequence MTIAQHEEKNIKKSLTSLPIGGEDPNKFDYKEVWYPVFFVNDLHKDKPSRFTLLDEDLVIWWDKKDQQWRVFQDMCPHRLAPLSTGRIDEDGLLECPYHGWTFSGKGDCQSIPQQPEGENRHKSPRACVKSYPSAIAHDMLFVYAGKKENAFLTPMPITQPLIENVEKWTILKTFRDIPYDALTLLENVLDSSHVSYTHHGTVGNRSNAAPVELEVKTADRQGFTGFWAEGPRKGKLGSQSTTFIAPNLMWHDLTSKQLGRTMTVVYVTPISKGKCRVFALFPFQFASKIPQFFIKLTPQWYSHLNQNTILEDDQIFLHYQERYLEKLGGSRKFNQAFYLPTKSDLFVSELRKWVVNYNAYLFPEQEFPETPNHDQLIERYYSHTEQCSSCSGALKNIKTIRFSALIITGIVWSLIPLIFFYVEKLPNFIFPLVSIISVINFSLYLYLGKLEKRFYQGEKIPSRNRKS from the coding sequence ATGACTATCGCTCAACATGAAGAAAAAAATATCAAAAAATCTCTTACAAGCCTTCCTATAGGTGGAGAAGATCCCAATAAATTCGATTATAAAGAGGTCTGGTATCCTGTTTTTTTTGTTAATGATTTACACAAAGATAAACCAAGTCGTTTTACCTTATTAGATGAAGATTTAGTTATCTGGTGGGATAAAAAGGATCAACAGTGGCGGGTGTTTCAAGATATGTGTCCTCATCGTCTTGCCCCTTTAAGTACCGGTAGAATTGACGAAGATGGCTTATTAGAATGTCCTTATCATGGTTGGACTTTTTCGGGGAAGGGTGATTGTCAGTCAATTCCTCAGCAACCAGAAGGAGAAAATCGTCATAAATCCCCCCGTGCTTGTGTCAAATCCTACCCCAGTGCGATCGCGCATGATATGTTATTTGTGTATGCAGGAAAAAAAGAAAATGCCTTTTTAACTCCCATGCCCATAACTCAACCCCTCATAGAAAATGTAGAAAAATGGACTATCTTAAAAACCTTTAGGGATATACCCTATGATGCTCTCACTTTATTAGAAAACGTGTTAGATAGTAGTCATGTCTCTTATACCCATCATGGCACCGTAGGAAATAGGTCGAACGCCGCCCCCGTAGAATTAGAAGTCAAAACAGCCGACAGACAGGGATTTACAGGATTTTGGGCAGAAGGACCAAGAAAAGGAAAGCTAGGAAGTCAAAGCACAACCTTTATTGCTCCTAATTTAATGTGGCATGATTTAACCTCAAAACAACTAGGACGCACCATGACGGTAGTTTATGTTACTCCCATCAGCAAGGGGAAATGTCGAGTTTTTGCGTTATTTCCCTTCCAATTTGCTTCTAAAATCCCCCAATTTTTTATTAAATTAACTCCTCAATGGTACTCTCATCTTAATCAAAATACGATTCTCGAAGATGATCAAATATTTCTGCATTACCAAGAAAGATATTTAGAAAAATTAGGAGGGAGTAGAAAATTCAATCAAGCCTTTTATTTACCAACAAAATCCGATTTATTTGTCAGTGAATTAAGAAAATGGGTTGTGAACTATAATGCTTATTTATTCCCTGAACAAGAGTTTCCAGAAACACCTAATCATGATCAGTTAATTGAAAGATATTATTCCCACACGGAGCAATGTTCTAGTTGTAGCGGTGCTTTGAAAAATATCAAAACAATACGTTTTTCAGCTTTAATAATTACAGGAATTGTGTGGTCTTTGATACCTTTAATATTTTTTTATGTTGAAAAATTACCTAATTTTATTTTTCCCTTAGTTTCTATTATTAGTGTAATTAACTTTAGTCTATATCTCTATTTAGGCAAGTTAGAAAAGAGATTTTATCAAGGGGAAAAAATACCTTCTCGCAATAGAAAATCATAA
- a CDS encoding S9 family peptidase yields MTEVNCVSYGKWRSPLTSDLIVSATIGLSTPRFDGEDIYWLESRPLEGGRSVIVKYSPNGEHQDITPAPFNVRSRVHEYGGGAFLVQDSTVYFCNNSDQRVYIQKVGESPQPLTPESKLRYADFCLDKSHNRLICVCEDHSEENHEPQNKLVTINIITGEVKTLCKGADFYASPRISPNNSQLAWLSWNHPNMPWDSTELHLADINPDGSLTNITLVAGGENESICQPEFSPNGILYFSGDRSLWWNLYYRDEKGNIHSAYPLDAEFGYPHWVFGESVYGFEREDKIICTYTQDGCWFLGSIDKKTKSLTDYEIPFTNIAYLQVQGEEILFAGSSPSQPGAIVKMNLNHGQYEILKQSSNTIIDEGYISQPIPLEFPTSNGKTAYAWYYPPQNKDFVAPEGELPPLLVKSHGGPTAMTSASYNLRIQYWTSRGFAFVDVNYGGSTGYGRDYRQRLKGNWGIVDVEDCVNVAQYLVKEGKVDGDKLAISGGSAGGYTTLAALTFFDTFKAGASYYGVSDLEILATDTHKFESRYLDSLIGKYPEEKEIYQMRSPLYHIDKLSCPVIFFQGLEDKVVPPNQAEMMYNALKEKGIKTSYITFADEQHGFRKAENIKKALDTEYNFYIEIFSNH; encoded by the coding sequence ATGACGGAAGTAAACTGTGTGAGTTATGGAAAGTGGCGATCGCCTCTAACCTCAGATTTAATTGTGTCTGCTACCATCGGCTTAAGTACCCCTCGTTTTGACGGTGAGGATATTTACTGGCTAGAAAGTCGTCCTTTAGAAGGCGGAAGAAGTGTTATTGTCAAGTATAGTCCTAATGGGGAGCATCAAGACATAACCCCTGCCCCTTTTAATGTGCGTAGTCGTGTCCATGAATATGGTGGTGGTGCTTTTTTAGTCCAAGATAGCACAGTTTATTTTTGTAATAATTCAGATCAAAGAGTTTATATCCAAAAAGTAGGGGAATCTCCTCAACCTTTAACCCCTGAATCGAAGTTGCGTTATGCCGATTTTTGTCTTGATAAATCCCATAATCGTCTGATTTGCGTCTGTGAGGATCATTCTGAGGAAAATCACGAACCGCAAAATAAGTTAGTTACCATTAATATAATCACAGGAGAAGTTAAAACCCTCTGCAAAGGGGCTGATTTCTATGCTTCTCCTCGTATTTCTCCTAATAACTCTCAATTGGCATGGTTATCATGGAATCATCCGAATATGCCTTGGGATAGTACCGAGTTACATTTAGCCGATATTAACCCTGATGGTAGTTTAACTAATATTACTTTGGTTGCTGGAGGGGAAAACGAATCTATCTGTCAACCTGAGTTTAGTCCTAATGGTATCCTTTATTTTAGTGGCGATCGCAGTCTCTGGTGGAATTTATATTATCGAGATGAAAAAGGTAATATTCACTCTGCCTATCCCTTAGATGCTGAATTTGGTTATCCTCATTGGGTATTTGGAGAATCAGTTTATGGTTTTGAGAGGGAAGATAAGATTATTTGCACCTATACTCAAGATGGTTGTTGGTTTCTCGGCAGTATCGATAAAAAGACAAAATCCCTCACCGATTATGAAATACCCTTTACCAATATCGCTTACTTACAGGTACAAGGGGAAGAAATTTTATTTGCAGGTAGTTCACCATCCCAACCCGGTGCTATTGTAAAGATGAATCTTAATCATGGTCAATACGAGATTCTCAAACAATCTAGTAATACAATCATTGATGAAGGATATATCAGTCAACCCATTCCTCTGGAATTTCCCACCAGTAACGGCAAAACTGCCTATGCTTGGTATTATCCCCCCCAAAATAAAGATTTTGTTGCCCCCGAAGGAGAATTACCCCCTCTCTTAGTTAAAAGTCACGGAGGCCCCACTGCCATGACATCCGCTAGTTATAATCTCAGAATACAATACTGGACGAGTAGGGGTTTTGCTTTTGTGGATGTTAACTATGGTGGTAGTACAGGTTATGGTAGAGATTATCGTCAGAGGTTAAAAGGTAATTGGGGCATTGTGGATGTGGAAGATTGCGTCAATGTTGCTCAGTATTTAGTGAAAGAGGGTAAAGTTGACGGGGATAAATTAGCTATATCTGGAGGAAGTGCAGGAGGATATACAACCTTAGCCGCCCTCACTTTTTTTGATACTTTTAAAGCTGGTGCAAGTTATTATGGGGTGAGTGATTTAGAAATTTTGGCTACTGATACCCACAAATTTGAGTCTCGTTATTTGGATAGCTTAATTGGGAAATATCCCGAAGAAAAAGAAATCTATCAGATGCGATCGCCCCTTTACCATATAGATAAACTATCATGTCCCGTTATCTTTTTTCAAGGACTAGAAGATAAAGTAGTACCCCCTAACCAAGCAGAAATGATGTACAATGCCCTTAAAGAAAAAGGTATCAAAACATCATATATCACCTTTGCGGATGAACAACACGGCTTCCGTAAAGCAGAAAACATAAAAAAAGCCTTAGACACCGAATATAATTTTTATATAGAAATTTTCTCCAATCATTAA
- a CDS encoding XisH family protein produces MPAKDVYHDIVKNALIKDGWMILAAPYTIEYEDDNLYADLLAQKTLLAQQQDRKIVVEIKSFLNPSPMNDFQNALGQYLLYRDFLNFSHKNYELYLAVKSSVFNSFFQRKSIQAVIKHYGVDFIVFNQNREEIISWVKLSNIEN; encoded by the coding sequence ATGCCCGCAAAAGATGTTTACCACGACATAGTAAAAAATGCTTTGATTAAAGATGGCTGGATGATTTTAGCAGCTCCTTACACCATTGAATATGAAGATGATAACCTCTATGCTGATTTACTGGCACAAAAAACATTACTTGCTCAACAACAAGACCGTAAAATAGTAGTAGAAATAAAAAGTTTTTTAAATCCATCCCCTATGAATGACTTTCAAAATGCTTTAGGTCAATATTTACTGTATCGTGATTTTCTCAATTTTTCTCATAAAAATTATGAACTTTATTTAGCCGTAAAAAGCTCAGTGTTTAATAGTTTTTTTCAAAGAAAATCTATACAGGCAGTCATCAAACATTATGGGGTTGATTTTATCGTATTTAATCAGAATAGAGAGGAAATTATCTCATGGGTAAAATTATCAAATATAGAGAATTAA
- a CDS encoding XisI protein, with translation MGKIIKYRELIKNILTEYDQLVHKSPDYQSETCLVFDENHDHYLWLTVDWKEDKRLKSTHIHIRIKNEKIYIEEDWTEAGIANELLEKGVPKEDIVLAFHDPETRKLTDFAVA, from the coding sequence ATGGGTAAAATTATCAAATATAGAGAATTAATAAAAAATATACTAACCGAATATGATCAATTAGTTCATAAATCTCCTGATTATCAATCTGAAACTTGTCTAGTATTTGACGAAAATCATGATCATTATCTTTGGTTAACTGTTGATTGGAAAGAAGATAAAAGACTAAAATCAACTCATATTCATATCCGTATAAAAAATGAAAAAATTTATATTGAAGAAGATTGGACAGAAGCAGGTATTGCTAATGAATTATTAGAAAAAGGAGTACCAAAAGAAGATATAGTATTAGCATTTCATGATCCAGAAACACGTAAATTAACAGATTTTGCCGTAGCCTAA